From Nicotiana tabacum cultivar K326 chromosome 20, ASM71507v2, whole genome shotgun sequence, one genomic window encodes:
- the LOC107780565 gene encoding MLP-like protein 43 yields MGLRGKLIAKTEVKCAGEIFHDHFSSKPHHIPKISPDKVHNFNIHEGELGTVGSVVSWKITLDGKERVLKQVIDAIDEEKQKITFKFIEGDLMELYKALSATLAAEGKWIEWSFEYEKQNEDIPEPFTLLGLAIDLIKDIDSHHHNK; encoded by the exons ATGGGTttgagaggtaagttaattgcTAAGACAGAGGTCAAATGTGCTGGAGAAATATTTCATGATCACTTCAGCTCCAAACCTCACCATATCCCTAAGATAAGCCCTGATAAAGTACACAATTTTAACATTCATGAAGGTGAATTGGGAACTGTTGGTTCTGTTGTTTCATGGAAAATTACCCTTG ATGGAAAAGAGAGAGTGTTGAAGCAAGTTATTGATGCTATAGacgaagaaaaacaaaaaatcacCTTCAAGTTTATTGAAGGAGATTTGATGGAATTGTACAAGGCCCTTAGTGCTACTTTGGCTGCTGAAGGGAAGTGGATAGAATGGAGTTTTGAGTATGAGAAGCAGAATGAAGATATCCCAGAGCCTTTCACACTCTTGGGACTTGCCATTGATCTCATCAAGGACATTGATTCACACCATCACAACAAATGA